A single genomic interval of Microbulbifer variabilis harbors:
- a CDS encoding SCP2 sterol-binding domain-containing protein, whose product MQLPDSVQERLRRIACLHPLARVQFRLPDACDFYVYVKGAPNDLEVVSEFGQTEEPALILEMANHTLNAILAGHLNARHAFLLGDVQYSGDRELAAALAGLFPAQGKEDDGFGEA is encoded by the coding sequence ATGCAATTGCCGGATTCAGTTCAGGAGCGCCTGCGGCGCATAGCTTGTTTGCACCCACTTGCTCGGGTACAGTTCCGCCTGCCGGATGCCTGTGACTTTTATGTTTACGTAAAAGGAGCTCCGAATGATCTCGAAGTGGTTTCTGAGTTCGGGCAAACGGAAGAACCGGCGCTAATATTGGAAATGGCTAATCACACTTTGAATGCGATTTTGGCTGGCCATTTAAACGCTAGACATGCTTTTTTGTTGGGAGATGTCCAATACTCTGGAGATAGAGAATTGGCCGCTGCGTTGGCAGGTTTGTTTCCTGCGCAGGGTAAAGAGGACGATGGGTTTGGAGAGGCATGA